In one window of Candidatus Hinthialibacter antarcticus DNA:
- the accB gene encoding acetyl-CoA carboxylase biotin carboxyl carrier protein, whose protein sequence is MDFDFIERVVQLVEASDIGELEVESGEGLRVVVKKTSSAAPPMVAPQYYAAAPAQGAAAPAPSAPEDIIDDTIEIIKAPMVGTFYRSPAPDAPPFLEEGNVVQKSHVVCILEAMKVMNEIKAGVAGTVVSILVENGQPVEFGQPLFKIKKS, encoded by the coding sequence ATGGATTTTGACTTCATCGAACGGGTCGTTCAATTGGTGGAAGCGTCTGATATCGGCGAACTTGAGGTCGAGTCAGGCGAAGGGTTGCGCGTGGTGGTCAAAAAAACATCCAGCGCCGCGCCGCCGATGGTCGCTCCTCAATATTACGCCGCTGCTCCTGCGCAAGGGGCTGCAGCGCCAGCGCCGTCCGCCCCGGAAGATATCATTGACGACACCATTGAGATTATTAAAGCGCCGATGGTTGGCACATTTTATCGCTCTCCTGCTCCCGATGCCCCTCCCTTTCTCGAAGAAGGGAACGTGGTGCAAAAATCACACGTCGTTTGCATTTTAGAAGCGATGAAAGTGATGAACGAAATCAAGGCGGGCGTGGCAGGCACCGTCGTTTCAATTTTGGTTGAAAACGGTCAGCCGGTCGAATTTGGTCAGCCGCTGTTCAAGATCAAAAAATCTTGA
- the accC gene encoding acetyl-CoA carboxylase biotin carboxylase subunit: protein MFKKILIANRGEIALRIIRACQELGVATVAVFSEADRDSLHVRFADEEVCIGPPSPNESYLNTPRIIAAAEITGADAIHPGYGFLAESAAFAEVCETCNITFIGPTHHAISLMGDKAVARDTMMRHNIPTIPGSPGIIENTEKAVEVANELGYPVMLKAASGGGGRGMRVARDDVGLVQAFVTAQAESQTAFNDSRIYVEKLIEEPRHIEIQVMADNFGNIVHLGERDCSLQRRHQKVLEESPSPVVDEELRARMGETGIKCVEAVNYTSVGTIEFLLDKDRNFYFMEMNTRIQVEHSVTEMVSGVDVVKEQIRIAAGEPLSVKQDEIVFSGHCIECRINAEDPRNQFRPCPGKITGFHLPGGPGIRVDSHAYAEYVVPPYYDSLLAKLMAYGKDRTEAVAKMKRALSEMVVEGIPTTIPLHQRIMDDPRFLAGDIHTSYLDEITKRL, encoded by the coding sequence ATGTTTAAGAAAATACTAATAGCCAATCGCGGCGAAATTGCGTTGCGGATTATTCGGGCTTGCCAGGAACTCGGGGTCGCAACGGTCGCCGTCTTTTCCGAAGCGGACCGCGACTCGCTGCATGTTCGTTTTGCGGATGAAGAAGTCTGCATTGGTCCGCCCTCGCCAAATGAATCCTATTTGAACACGCCGCGCATTATCGCTGCGGCGGAAATCACCGGCGCCGATGCCATCCACCCTGGATACGGCTTTCTGGCGGAAAGCGCGGCCTTCGCGGAAGTCTGCGAAACCTGCAACATCACTTTCATCGGCCCCACTCATCATGCTATTTCTCTGATGGGCGACAAGGCCGTCGCGCGCGACACCATGATGCGCCACAACATCCCGACCATCCCCGGTTCTCCCGGTATCATTGAAAATACCGAAAAGGCCGTCGAGGTCGCCAACGAACTCGGCTACCCCGTCATGTTGAAAGCTGCGTCCGGCGGCGGTGGTCGTGGGATGCGCGTCGCCCGCGATGATGTGGGTTTAGTGCAAGCCTTTGTCACGGCGCAGGCCGAGTCGCAAACAGCCTTCAACGACTCGCGCATTTATGTCGAAAAGTTGATCGAAGAGCCGCGCCATATCGAAATTCAGGTGATGGCGGATAATTTTGGCAATATCGTTCACTTGGGCGAGCGCGACTGCTCGTTGCAGCGCCGCCATCAAAAAGTGCTGGAAGAATCTCCCTCGCCAGTGGTCGATGAAGAACTGCGGGCGCGTATGGGCGAGACCGGAATCAAGTGCGTCGAAGCCGTGAATTACACCAGCGTTGGGACGATTGAGTTTCTGCTTGATAAAGACCGCAATTTTTATTTCATGGAAATGAATACCCGCATCCAGGTCGAGCACTCGGTTACCGAGATGGTCTCTGGAGTGGATGTTGTTAAAGAACAAATCCGCATCGCCGCCGGCGAACCGCTATCGGTTAAGCAGGATGAAATCGTCTTCTCTGGTCACTGCATTGAATGCCGTATTAACGCCGAAGACCCGCGCAACCAGTTCCGCCCCTGTCCCGGAAAGATCACCGGGTTTCATTTGCCCGGCGGCCCTGGCATTCGCGTCGACTCTCATGCTTATGCCGAATACGTCGTCCCGCCGTATTATGATTCGCTGCTGGCGAAACTAATGGCGTATGGCAAAGACCGCACCGAAGCGGTGGCGAAGATGAAACGCGCGTTGTCGGAAATGGTAGTCGAGGGCATCCCAACGACCATTCCGCTGCATCAGCGCATCATGGACGACCCGCGTTTTCTCGCAGGCGACATTCACACGTCCTACTTGGATGAAATCACCAAACGGTTGTAA